TTGAAAATCTGATATCCCGCCTCTTGTAGTGCCTTATTTGTTTTCAGGTTCCTGTCATATGTAAATGCAACGCCTTCACGGACAGTGAATAAATTGCAGCCATCTGTCCATTGTTCTCTTTCTTCAAAGGGAGCCTTGCCTTCTCCGCATAGTATAAATTGCCAGTCTGGATAAATATCTTTTAATATGGAACTTAAGCTCTTTGCAACTAAAGGCCTCTGACTATTGGCGGAATAATGCTGTATTTTCATTTTTCCCTCCTGCATGATTAAAGGAGCAAAAACCACACTTTGATTTCTTTTTGACATGGTAAAGACGGTGTCCAGGTGCATACAAAATCTTAGAGGTGGAAGGTTTACAACAGTTATTTCACCGACTATTTTATGAGCGAAAATTTTCCTGATTATTCTCTCAACAGCCATCTCAGAAGTTCTTTCGCTTATTCCTATCAATAAATGATTTTCATTTACCAACATTACATCTCCTCCTTCCACAGAGAATACTCCAAGATGGCCATTATTATTTTCAACCAGCTCCTCTATACTGTCTGAGATTCCGAATAGCTTGTTACTTTTGTTTAAAGCTGAAAATAATGGATGGTAGTTAAATACAAAGTAGGAAAGTACAGATTCCCTTGAGCGAGCCCTCTTGGAAGCTTGTGCTATCAAAAGATGGTTGTTGATAACTGTTCCCAGATCTCTTGTAAAAATGAGATTAGGTAGAGGTAAGAAAATTGAGATTTCTTTTTTATTATGATATACTCCTGATATTAGTGTATTGGCTAATACTTTCGGCTCTGAATTGATCAGGAATTGTTTGATCCTGTCATCACAATGCTCAAGCCTGCAAACTATAGTTACAAGCTCTTTCTTTATAGCATCTTGATCAAGTATATCACTGAGAAGGTTTGAGAAATCGTGTACATTTTTTTCACCTATAAAATGACCAAGTAAATTTGTAAAGACCTGGTGTTCCTCTATCATTTTAGGAAGATAGACGATGTCTTCATATAGAAGATCCACAGCCCTAGATGGTGTTACTTTTTCAATTCCTTCATCAGGCCTATGGATCAGAACTGATTTAAGAGGTCCGATGTCAGAAGTGACACGAATTATAGAGTTTTCTTTATCCTTAACATGGCCCAGGTCAAATCGCATAAAATAAAGTTTTAGTTGAGAAGATAAGGTTAATAAACCATCATCTTCATACAAAATACACTTCCACCAGATTTAATAAATTCTGAAGTATCCAATTCAATAACTTCAAATCCTTTTTTTACCAGGTGGTGAAAAGTAATAATACCTCCTTTTTGCATAAGCGCAACTTTTTTCCCTGTAATCTGGTCATTAATAATATGAGCATTCAGAGAAAAGTTTAATGATGCTTCATGTACAGGTATGGCTATAACTTCACGAAACATTTTTTTTATTGTTTTCAAACCTTCGGTTGTAAAAGCCTCCGCACAAATCAAAACAGTTTCTTCATCCAAAGGTAAAAAACAGGTATCAAGGTGATAGAAATTCTCATTAATGAGTTCAAGGGCTATGATAGGCACGTTCAAAAGTTGTGCAATTTCATCATAGGCGCTTTTTTCTGAGCGAAAGCCGTACCCTCCATATAGAAGCATTTTACCATAATGAGGAATGAGGTCACCCATTCCCTCAAAAAGTGTAGTTTTTTCCAGTTTATTAATTTTGTATCCCTCATCCCGGAAAAACTCTTCAAAATAAGGCACCTCTTTCTGCCTGGAGCAGTGTCTCATTTTACTAAGAATTACTTCTTTTCTTCCGGTTTCATCTCTCCATGGGAAAGTCTGATTGGCGGCAAATACCATGTCTTCACAACCAGGAACACCCGAAATTACATTTACAGACTCAAGAATACCCAGCTCTGCAAGTCGCAGATATTCATTACGAACATTCTCCCACTGACTTATCGCCAGTTTTTTGTCCATATTTCCAAGACCTTTTTCCATATGTGGATTTTTGATATCTATGATATCAAAGTATTCCGGACTTGCCATAAGTACTTTTCTTGGCTCCACCCTCGGTGGAATTTCATCAATAGAAAAGTGTAAATTGTGATCGTAAACTTTTTTTTGAGTGTAAATCATAATTGAGCTCCTCCTTTGATTTAAAACGTATTTTAAAAGTGTTGAGTTTTAGATCTGTTTGATTTAAATCAATGAACAGTTTCCCTAAACAAAAGTTTTAACCTTACATTATCAACGAAAATGATCAGAACTATTGTAAATCAGAATTATTGGATAGTACTTTTTATTTTGTGTTCCTGCAATGGACCGCAAAAAGATACAACAGGGAATGAGGAAAAAAAAGAAACTTTTCAGGTAGGCTCGGAAGCCTGTATTGATTCTTCAAAAATTAATACAGAAACTGCTTGCATAGAAATTTATGATCCTGTTTGTGGTTGCGATGGTAAAAATTATTCAAATACCTGTTATGCTGAGAAGGCTGGAGTAACAAAATTTGTTAAGGGGGAATGCAGATAAAAAAAGTCTTGACCTGAAATGTATCAGGTCAAACTTCTATTTTTTTTTCGACTCTTTCTGAATAGTCAGAACTATATCCCTTTTTTTTAGATATATGCTCCAAATGCCCTGAAATTCAGATGTTGATTTTTCTTTTGTTTGATCAGATAGGGCGATACATTGTGTGGATACCATTATTGGAGACATATAAACAAATAGGGTATCATTTATAGCTTGAAGATTGGGTTTCATTTCCAACTTATTTTCTTTGTTGTATTTGTAAGCATCTAAAAGCTGAGCTTCTATTTCGGATAATATGATTTTGCTTTTAAAATTAGTATCTATCCTGTTGATTTTGAATACATCAATTGCATTTGCCAGGGAATCAAGGTTATGAATTGACGAATAATTGCAAGCGAGAACTGCTTCTTCTGTTTTTTTCTCTTTAGCAAGAGCTTCAGATCGTCTTTTCGAAGATTCAATTATTTTCTTGACAGCTTCTTCACCGGTTTTATTGGCCAGGTCAAAAATTTCTGATTCAGTAACTCTCACGATTTTTCGGTTTTGAAGCTCGTCAGAAATACCTTTGGTGTCCACAGAATTCTCATTGCAGGCTGAAAAAATTCCTATAAACAGGGCAGAAATCGCAAATAATTTGATTTTCATGGGACAAAACCCCCTCTTTTTGTGTTTGAATACAGTCACTTTCTATTCTTAGATTTTATTATCTTTGCAAACGCAAATTTCTAAAAAAACATGATTGATAAGCTCGAGGCCATTAAAAAAAGATTTGAGGAGGTTTCTGAACTAATAATTCAGCCTGAGGCAATGGCAGATATGAAAAAATATTCTGCACTGGGAAAAGAATACAAGGAACTTGAGAAGATAGTGCAGGTCTACCAAAAATATAAAGGAATTCTGGATAATATCGAAAGCGCCAAAAAAGTACTTGAAACGGAAAAAGATCCTGATTTCAGAGAAATGGCGAAGGTTGAGCTCGATGAACTGGTTCCGGAAAAGGATAAGATGGAAGAGGTTGTGAAAGAGATGCTTATCCCTAAAGACCCTAATGATAGTAAGAACGTTATTCTTGAGATCCGTGCCGGTACCGGCGGTGACGAAGCTGCTATTTTCGCAGGAGATTTACATAGAATGTATCAGCGTCTGGCTGAGATTATGGGCTGGAAACTTGAACTTCTGGATTATACAGAAGGTACTTCAGGTGGTTACAAAGAGATCATCTGCACAGTTTCCGGAGAGGATGTGTATGGTAAACTGAAGTTCGAATCCGGAGTACACAGGGTACAGAGAGTGCCGGCAACAGAAACTCAGGGTCGTGTGCACACTTCAGCTGCAACTGTAGTTGCTCTGCCAGAAGTTGAGGATGTAGAAATCGATATCAATATGAATGATATCAGAAAAGATACTTTTTGCTCTTCCGGTCCTGGCGGTCAGTCAGTAAACACCACTTACTCAGCAATTCGTCTTACCCACATTCCGACAGGTGTGGTGGTACAGTGTCAGGATGAAAAATCTCAGATCAAGAACTTCGATAAAGCCCTTAAGGTACTGCGTTCAAGATTATATGAGATTGAACTTCAAAAGCAAAATGAAGAGATCGGTGCTCAGAGAAAATCTTTGGTTGGAAGTGGTGACAGGTCAGATAAAATCAGAACGTACAACTATCCTCAGGGTCGTGTAACCGACCACAGAATAGGTTATACTGTTTATAATCTTCCTGTTGTAATGGATGGGCATATTGAGGATTTTATAGAGCAGCTTCGTATTGCTGAAAATGCTGAAAGGCTGAAAGAAGGAGTTAAATAATCTTTATAAATAAATTAATTTCAACGTTGGATTTTGATATGATTTTTTCAAAATCCAACGTTATATTTTTTAAAGTTTTATCCTGAGAGAATGAAGAATACTTTTATCTGTATTTTGTGTTTTTTGTGCTTTTTGTGCTTTTTGTTGTGCTGTAAAAAGGCAGATGAAAAATTAACTTCAGATCCTTCCGCAAAATTATCTTTTTCAAGTGATACCATTTTTTTTGATACACTTTTTACTTCTGTTCCAAATATTACCAAAAGACTGCTGGTTTACAATCACAGTAAAAATGCAGTTAAAGTGAGTCATATTTCCCTTGAAGGACTTGCAAATTCTCCATATTCACTGATTATAAATGGTAAAAAATCATTTTCTGATTCAAATGTCGAAATACGGGGAAAAGACAGCATTTATATACTCATCTCTGTTCTGCTAAGGCCAACGGATACTACAAATGCTTATATCGTTTCAGATAAAATTCTTTTTAATACTAATGGAAACATTCAGTCTGTCGTTTTAGAAAGTTTTGCTCAGAATGCCAACTTTTTTGTAAATGCTCAAACAGGTTGTGATACAGTATGGACTGCCGGAAAACCTTTTGTAATTTATAACCAACTTACCATTCCTGAGGGCTGTAAACTCACAGTTGAAAAAGGAGTAAAGGTGCTGTTTCATAACGCTGCTACTTTGAAAGTTGAAGGAACTTTGATTGTTAATGGGGAGAAGGGGAATGAAGTGTTGTTTGGTTCGGATAAAAGAGGGAAAATTTATGAAGATCAGCCGGGGCAATGGTCGGGCATTCAATTTACGTCCAAAAGTATAAATAACAGAATCAATTTTTCCATAATAGAAAATGCTGATATAGGTATCAGTCAGGAAGAAATATCTGATAATGATACCATACCCGAACTAATATTTTCCAATTCTATTTTAAGGAATATGAAAAATGAAGGACTATCTCTGGCTGCAGATTCTTACTTGTGGAATGATCTTACTTATAATATATTAGGTAATAACATACTTTCAAAGGGAAAAGAAACTGTTTACATACGACATTCTACCATTGCAGGCTATTCATTTTCATTTTTCAGAGATTTTCCATTATTGGACTTTTCAAAATCCAGTGGAAAAACAAGAATTGAGAACAGTATCATTTGGGGAGACAGGAGCAATGAAGTGGCATCAGGTGGAGATTTTATTGTAAGCAATTCTATTATTAGAAATTTTCAGCCCGTCCCAGGCAATAATAATATTTCAAAAGATCCTCAGTTTAAAAGCCCCTTTCGCCTGGATTTTCGTCCTGATAACCTTTCACCGGCGATAGATGCAGGCCTAAGTTTGGGTATATCAAAAGACCTTGACGACAAAAACCGGGACGAAAAACCGGATTTAGGCGCCTATGAAAAGTGATATGCTTCAAATTCAAGAATGATTTAATTACTTTATTAAGGTCAGATTACGGTTACATAATCAGTAATTTTTAGCTTAAAAGGCATCTTGAATCCAGAAATTCTTTGTTCCTAACGCACTTTAAGTTAATTTTGATAATTATATCAAATAATCAAAAACTCTTTCATGGAAACTACAATAATATCTGCCTTAAGGGATAATCAAATCTTTGATCTAATCGCCCGCGAAAAAAGAAGACAGGAGAGTGGTGTTGAACTTATTGCTTCTGAGAATTTTACCTCTCGTCAGGTGATGGAAGCTATGGGTAGCGTATTAACAAACAAATATGCAGAAGGCCTGCCAGGTAAAAGATACTATGGCGGATGCGAAATTGTAGACCTTTCAGAGCAATTGGCTATTGACAGACTAAAGAAATTATTTAAAGTTGAATGGGCCAACGTTCAGCCACATTCCGGTGCACAGGCAAATATGGCTGTATTCCTTGCCTGCCTTACTCCTGGAGATACAATACTTGGATTTGACCTTTCTCACGGCGGCCACCTTTCTCATGGTTCACCGGTTAACTTTTCCGGTAAATACTTCAAACCAGTATTTTATGGTGTTGAAAAAGAAACTGGAATAATTAATCTTGATAAAGTTGAAGAAATAGCCTTAAGAGAGAAACCAAAATTGATCGTTTGTGGCGCTTCTGCATATTCGAGAGACTGGGATTACAAACGTTTCAGGGAGATCGCAGATAAAGTAGGTGCTGTATTGCTTGCTGATATTGCCCACCCTGCCGGTCTGATAGCTAAAGGATTATTGAACGATCCTGTTCCTCATTGTCATTTTGTTACCTCGACTACACACAAAACTCTTAGAGGTCCAAGAGGTGGTATCATTATGATGGGCAAAGATTTTGAAAATCCAATGGGTCTTAAAACTCCTAAAGGTGAGATCAGAATGATGTCTAACGTTATGGATATGGCTGTTTTCCCGGGAGTACAAGGTGGTCCGCTTGAGCATGTGATTGCTGCAAAAGCTGTTTCTTTCTTTGAGGCGCTATCAGATGATTATCTTGATTATGCTAAGCAGGTTAAGAAAAATGCTCAGGTTATGGCTGACGCATTTAAAAAGAGAGGATATGAAATCATTTCAGGAGGCACTGATAATCACCTGATGCTTATCGACCTCAGATCTAAAGGCCTTACAGGTAAATTTGCAGAGAATACTCTTATTCAGGCGGATATTACAATAAACAAAAACATGGTTCCGTTTGATGACAAATCTCCGTTTGTTACTTCCGGAATGAGAGTTGGTACAGCTGCTGTTACTACCAGAGGTATGAAAGAAGCCGATATGGAAAAAATCGTTGATCTGATTGACACAGTATTGATGAGCAATGAAGATCAAAAGGTTATTCAAAAGGTGAAAAAAGACATCAATCACTGGATGGAAGATTTTCCTCTATACGTATAAAAATTAATTTGTGGCAAAAGCTCAGCATAAAGAGATGTCATTTCTTGACCACCTTGAGGAGTTGAGGTGGCATCTCATTAGATCGTTAATTTCAATTGTTGTATTCTCTTTGGTTGCGTTTCTGGCAAAGGATTTCATCTTTCAGACTATTATCCTTGGACCGTCCAAAACAGATTTCTGGACATATCAAATGTTATGCAAGCTTGGTCCGGATTTGTGTATTGAAAAGATGAATTTCTCTCTTCAAAACAGAACTCTTGGAGGGCAGTTTACAATGCACATCAATGCAGCATTTGTAATAGGACTTATTCTTGCTTTTCCTTATACATTCTGGGAAATCTGGAGCTTTATTAAACCAGGATTGTATATAAAAGAGCAAACTGCAGCAAGCGGTCTACTGTTCTATGTAACGCTTTTGTTTATCTCCGGTGTGCTTTTTGGTTACTACATCGTTTCTCCGATGTCCATTAACTTTCTTGCAAATTATACTCTGGATCCAAGTATTGAAAATAACTTTGACCTGGCATCATATATTTCTACCCTTACCATGATGGTTCTCGGTAGCGGTTTGATGTTCCAGTTGCCTGTAGCTGTATTTATACTTTCGAAGCTGGGCGTCATGACTCCCGACTTTATGAAAGCTTACAGAAGGCATGCCATTGTTGTTATTTTAGTAGTTGCAGCTATCATCACTCCTCCTGATGTTCTTAGTCAGGTCGTAATTTCTCTGCCTCTTTTTGTGCTGTATGAATTAAGTATCTTTATCTCTGCCAGTGTAAACAAGAAGAGAAAGAAAAAAGAAGAAATGCAAGAGCTGACATATTCTTAGGACTTATCAAGTCCTGCTTTATATAAAGCAGGACTTTCATTTTTATCCAATATTAGATCATTAAAATTTACAAACTCAAATGAGTAAAAAAATTGCACTTGGCGGTGATCATGCCGGGTACACCTACAAGAAGGAAATAATAGCAGACCTTCAGAGCAAAGGTTATGAAGTTAAAGACTTTGGGCCATTTAGTGAAGCATCCGTAGACTATCCGGATTTTGTGCATCCATTATCCAAGGCTGTAGAAAGTAAAGAATTTGATTTTGGAATTCTTATTTGCGGAAGCGGGAATGGAGTTGCAATCACCGCAAATAAATATAAAGACATCAGGGCTTCGCTGTGCTGGACAAATGATCTTGCTGCATTGGCGAGACAGCATAATGATGCAAACGTACTATGTCTTCCTGCAAGATTTATAGAACTGGCAGATGCAAAGAAATTTGTCCAGACTTTTATTAATACTCCTTTTGAAGGAGGAAGGCATCAGAACAGAGTTGATAAAATTAATAAATGCTATTAATGGGCTGTACTTTCTGGTATAGCCCTTCATCTACTTTTTTATAAGCAGCTCCTAATGATGGAATCTTTGCAAATATCTTTTCTGCAAGATTCACCCTATCAACTATATAGTCAGGGGAATCTCTTAAAAAGTCCCTGTAAATACCTGAAATATTTTCGAAGTTATTAAGGTTGTCAAATCTTTTTTCTGCCAATTGCCAGTCAAGGTAGGGTGTAGCAAGTGTATTCTCAATATACATTTCCGGAAGTTTGCCTAAAACCAAAACCTTTTTCCCTTTTATTTCCATGAGTGGACTTTGAAGCGGAGAGGCTATCATTGAAGTAATATTCCAGGTTTTATTATTTATAGAAGCTTTCGATGAAAAAATGAAACTTATTCCTAAGATAAAGATGACGATTCCTGCAAAAAATGACTCCTTAAAGATTCTATGTCGAATAAGAGAAAACATGTGAGCAGCAAAAAATGCCAGGGCAGGAACAAATATAAAGGTAGAAGAAGGGGAGAGATTGTTTGATAAAGTGAGGGAAAATGAGCCGAAAATTATCCATAGCAGCATGGATTTGATGAGGTTGTATTGAAAATTGATATATCGCGATGAATTCGCAATGATGAAAAATGAGAAAAGCATCACTATTGCCGGAATCAGTAAAATTAAAATGTAGAGTTGGAGACTACCGAAAATAGTTTTTTTATAATTGACAAAAGAAAGTACGTAGTAGGTAACAAATTCCGAAGATCCGTTTTTAAGAAAATAGTAAGTCCAGGCAATCAAAAACGGAAAAGCGAATCCGACAATTAATAAAAGGAACTTCCTAAGGTTTAAGACCCCAAAGAATAAATAAGATAGAAAAGCAAAGAAAAAGAAAAGGCCAAGTTGAATGCTGAATAGAGCTGCGATTCCGATAAAGATTCCTGAATACAGCATAAGTTCTTCTTTTAAATCGTTGCGGAGCTGTTGGAATATAAGAAATAAAGCAATTAGCAAAAAGGTGGTACCCAGCAAAGTAGGAAACAAAGTATTGAAGTCAAAGAATAAAGTAGCAAACAGGAAGTAAAAAAGAGCTGGTAAGGTACTTCTATCCCTGAGGGCACCTACTGCATTTAAAATTAAATTAAAAATTACCCCCTGAAAGATGACAAAAAATGCAGATGTAATCCCAAAAGCAGTCTGTGATTTTCCAAAAAACAGATTCAGGAAATAATATACCGAGGCTGACAGTGGGCCTGTGGGAAACCAAATATCTCTATACATGGAAGCACCTGAATGCAACCTTTCGCCTATAGTGAGCCAGTTGATTTCATTAAGAAGCAATGGACTGCCATTTAACATGAAAGTTATTCTGATAATCAGAAATATAATAACCACAACCCCTAAGCGGAAGGGATCAAAAGTTTTGAAAAATCTAACCAAGGCAAAAGATTATTTGTTAATTTTCGATTAAAACTTGTTAATTAAAACTAAGTTTGAAGTAAATATAACTACTTGTTCATTTAATGGATATAATTTTGATAAATTCCATTAAATAAATCATCCTTCATCGATACGGAAAATGGACAGCAAAAGACAACAAAAAGTTTCCAGATTAATACAAAAAGAAATGGGAGAACTTTTTCAGAGAGACACCAAAGGAATATTTGGGGGAGCATTTATCACTGTGACTCATGTAAAAATCAGCCCTGATCTTGGGGTTGCTTCTATTTATTTAAGCTTTTTGAAAAACAATAACCAAAATGCCATTCTTCAAAATATAAGAGAAAATACCAAGCAGGTCAGAAAAATGCTGGGGGAGAAAGTCGGAAAACAGCTGAGAATCGTCCCACAACTTGTTTTTCATATCGATGATACTGTTGAATATGCTGCGAATATTGATAAGATCCTTTCCGGACTTGATATTCCTCCTGCAAAAAATGAGGATGAAGAAAACGAAGACGAATAATTTAAATCTATAAAGTTTTGAGGGTACCCTTTTTCATTGCAAAGCGCTATTTTTTATTTGGCAGGAAAATTAATTTTATAAATATAGTTTCTCTGCTCTCCATCCTTGTGGTTGCTTTTGTAACCATGTCTCTTGTGGTAGCACTAAGCGTATTCAATGGATTGGAGAACCTTATCCGTTCACTTTACAATACCTTTGATCCACAATTAAAGATTTCCGCTGTGAAGGGAAAATCCTTTAAGGTTGATCATGATTTTCTGGATAAGCTTAAATCCAATAAGGGAATAGCTATCATTACGGAAGTCATAGAGGACAATGTTCTTGTCAAATACAAGGAAGATCAAATGGTAGTGAAAATGAAAGGGGTTTCGGAAAACTTTCTCAATCAAAAGAGACTAGATTCCATGATTGTGGCAGGAGAGCTGAAGTTCCATGACAGAGGAAAAGATTATGCAATCATAGGCCGGGGAATCCAGTATAATCTGGCTATTTCACTGAATAGTGAAATTAACCCCTTGCAAGTCTGGTACCCTAAAAATATTAAAGCAGTATCTTCTTTAAGTCCTGACAAAGTTTTTAGCAGAGAAAACATAAGGGCAGGAGCAGTATTTGCCATTGAAAAGCAATATGACGATAATTATATTTTCGTACCACTGGATTTTGCAGAAAGACTGTTGAATTATGGGGACAAACGTACATCTTTGGAGATAAAGGTAAAGGATGGTTTTAAAGTAAATAAAGTAAGAGATCAATTGAGAGAATTGCTCGGCGAGGATTATCTTGTTCAGAATAGTGACGAGCAGCATGCAAGCCTGTTGCGTGCTGTTAAAATTGAAAAACTTTTTATGTTTTTTACTATATCATTTATCCTTGCTGTGGCTTCTATGAATATATTCTTCTGTCTTACAATGCTTGCCATTAACAAGAAACGTGATATAGCCATTCTCTATTCATTGGGTGCAACACCATCTATGGTTAGGGCAATTTTTCTTACTGAAGGCGCTTTGATTGCATTTACCGGAGCTATTTTAGGACTTGTTCTTGGTATTGGACTTTGCATAGCCCAGCAACAATTCGGAATGGTCTCTATGGGTATGGAAACATCCCTCGTGGATGCATATCCCGTTAAAATGGAACTCAGTGATTTCATTAGCACAGGTATTACAATTATTGTCATCACCTTTTTAGCCTCTGTAAGACCTGCAAATAGGGCCATTGAGGTTAGTATAAGGGAAAATATTTAAGAATCAGGACGATTCGGTTTCTGTGTATAATTATCTTCTCTTTTTCATTTCTTCTAAAACTGAATTTAGTATATTGTATA
This window of the Sporocytophaga myxococcoides genome carries:
- a CDS encoding arginine deiminase family protein, whose translation is MRFDLGHVKDKENSIIRVTSDIGPLKSVLIHRPDEGIEKVTPSRAVDLLYEDIVYLPKMIEEHQVFTNLLGHFIGEKNVHDFSNLLSDILDQDAIKKELVTIVCRLEHCDDRIKQFLINSEPKVLANTLISGVYHNKKEISIFLPLPNLIFTRDLGTVINNHLLIAQASKRARSRESVLSYFVFNYHPLFSALNKSNKLFGISDSIEELVENNNGHLGVFSVEGGDVMLVNENHLLIGISERTSEMAVERIIRKIFAHKIVGEITVVNLPPLRFCMHLDTVFTMSKRNQSVVFAPLIMQEGKMKIQHYSANSQRPLVAKSLSSILKDIYPDWQFILCGEGKAPFEEREQWTDGCNLFTVREGVAFTYDRNLKTNKALQEAGYQIFNASELLQELRSGKICQEDIQNTIINLPSAELSRARGGPHCMTMPLCRG
- a CDS encoding dimethylarginine dimethylaminohydrolase family protein codes for the protein MIYTQKKVYDHNLHFSIDEIPPRVEPRKVLMASPEYFDIIDIKNPHMEKGLGNMDKKLAISQWENVRNEYLRLAELGILESVNVISGVPGCEDMVFAANQTFPWRDETGRKEVILSKMRHCSRQKEVPYFEEFFRDEGYKINKLEKTTLFEGMGDLIPHYGKMLLYGGYGFRSEKSAYDEIAQLLNVPIIALELINENFYHLDTCFLPLDEETVLICAEAFTTEGLKTIKKMFREVIAIPVHEASLNFSLNAHIINDQITGKKVALMQKGGIITFHHLVKKGFEVIELDTSEFIKSGGSVFCMKMMVY
- the prfA gene encoding peptide chain release factor 1 gives rise to the protein MIDKLEAIKKRFEEVSELIIQPEAMADMKKYSALGKEYKELEKIVQVYQKYKGILDNIESAKKVLETEKDPDFREMAKVELDELVPEKDKMEEVVKEMLIPKDPNDSKNVILEIRAGTGGDEAAIFAGDLHRMYQRLAEIMGWKLELLDYTEGTSGGYKEIICTVSGEDVYGKLKFESGVHRVQRVPATETQGRVHTSAATVVALPEVEDVEIDINMNDIRKDTFCSSGPGGQSVNTTYSAIRLTHIPTGVVVQCQDEKSQIKNFDKALKVLRSRLYEIELQKQNEEIGAQRKSLVGSGDRSDKIRTYNYPQGRVTDHRIGYTVYNLPVVMDGHIEDFIEQLRIAENAERLKEGVK
- the glyA gene encoding serine hydroxymethyltransferase, whose protein sequence is METTIISALRDNQIFDLIAREKRRQESGVELIASENFTSRQVMEAMGSVLTNKYAEGLPGKRYYGGCEIVDLSEQLAIDRLKKLFKVEWANVQPHSGAQANMAVFLACLTPGDTILGFDLSHGGHLSHGSPVNFSGKYFKPVFYGVEKETGIINLDKVEEIALREKPKLIVCGASAYSRDWDYKRFREIADKVGAVLLADIAHPAGLIAKGLLNDPVPHCHFVTSTTHKTLRGPRGGIIMMGKDFENPMGLKTPKGEIRMMSNVMDMAVFPGVQGGPLEHVIAAKAVSFFEALSDDYLDYAKQVKKNAQVMADAFKKRGYEIISGGTDNHLMLIDLRSKGLTGKFAENTLIQADITINKNMVPFDDKSPFVTSGMRVGTAAVTTRGMKEADMEKIVDLIDTVLMSNEDQKVIQKVKKDINHWMEDFPLYV
- the tatC gene encoding twin-arginine translocase subunit TatC, producing the protein MAKAQHKEMSFLDHLEELRWHLIRSLISIVVFSLVAFLAKDFIFQTIILGPSKTDFWTYQMLCKLGPDLCIEKMNFSLQNRTLGGQFTMHINAAFVIGLILAFPYTFWEIWSFIKPGLYIKEQTAASGLLFYVTLLFISGVLFGYYIVSPMSINFLANYTLDPSIENNFDLASYISTLTMMVLGSGLMFQLPVAVFILSKLGVMTPDFMKAYRRHAIVVILVVAAIITPPDVLSQVVISLPLFVLYELSIFISASVNKKRKKKEEMQELTYS
- the rpiB gene encoding ribose 5-phosphate isomerase B, whose product is MSKKIALGGDHAGYTYKKEIIADLQSKGYEVKDFGPFSEASVDYPDFVHPLSKAVESKEFDFGILICGSGNGVAITANKYKDIRASLCWTNDLAALARQHNDANVLCLPARFIELADAKKFVQTFINTPFEGGRHQNRVDKINKCY
- the rbfA gene encoding 30S ribosome-binding factor RbfA, which gives rise to MDSKRQQKVSRLIQKEMGELFQRDTKGIFGGAFITVTHVKISPDLGVASIYLSFLKNNNQNAILQNIRENTKQVRKMLGEKVGKQLRIVPQLVFHIDDTVEYAANIDKILSGLDIPPAKNEDEENEDE
- a CDS encoding ABC transporter permease, with the translated sequence MRVPFFIAKRYFLFGRKINFINIVSLLSILVVAFVTMSLVVALSVFNGLENLIRSLYNTFDPQLKISAVKGKSFKVDHDFLDKLKSNKGIAIITEVIEDNVLVKYKEDQMVVKMKGVSENFLNQKRLDSMIVAGELKFHDRGKDYAIIGRGIQYNLAISLNSEINPLQVWYPKNIKAVSSLSPDKVFSRENIRAGAVFAIEKQYDDNYIFVPLDFAERLLNYGDKRTSLEIKVKDGFKVNKVRDQLRELLGEDYLVQNSDEQHASLLRAVKIEKLFMFFTISFILAVASMNIFFCLTMLAINKKRDIAILYSLGATPSMVRAIFLTEGALIAFTGAILGLVLGIGLCIAQQQFGMVSMGMETSLVDAYPVKMELSDFISTGITIIVITFLASVRPANRAIEVSIRENI